A single Anatilimnocola floriformis DNA region contains:
- a CDS encoding serine/threonine-protein kinase has product MSDVIYCLDCGSPLPPDAPQGECPRCLLRAAMESQPPLASGSMGATRTTSGSGHFVPPTVAELQPRIPQYEILELIGQGGMGAVYKARQRGLERLVALKILPFEIGPGHTPQQNAAFTERFSREARALALLSHPHIVAVHDFGQSDGLCYFVMEYVDGVNLRQAIQAGKMNPAEALAIVPQICEALQYAHDVGVVHRDIKPENILIDTRGRVKIADFGLAKLLGVHSVEGSLTGTQQVMGTLRYMAPEQMLGTKEVDHRADIFSLGVVFYELLTGELPIGRFAPPSKKASVDARLDDVVLRALENEPAERYQQVSEMKSGVDAVMHSPAAVAKPAPLPMTPASVETPEDEKDPYLGSTWNLIHCFALSLFTLWFVLYFGPPVATMIDGPDTDLIRIGQAWKFGRNVQTIFSTIMVIFVALLAGTAFGWWKYRAGLEQLHEANRPANQSDDGPRLSPAALWGAIFAPLFLITVLMLVGSTITVQSGEDGRPPVGLRLMALLLVIPGIVGLFSPLVTTILGIVAIGQIRAAKGKLFGMPLALFDALAFPLLILDLLLLVVGYGLFAALVTVGLQISRSTDANNMAALLLTGLIVLPLVLALDAWLVRLAWRAAVRGLAEYEQPTVRSVQPLLPRAGESTEPRISQAAVWGAILIPLVLLPFGLMIVSWFGFKQPMDHAPAMEHVSAMEHVSAMEHGPMAQGPVLVKWIMLPIACVGLPGLIAPFATTLLGVLAIGNIRRSAGKLYGMPLALFDAMLFPLLLLDVLLLGVAFVLFIAAFRFLATGPGMITLIGPLLLMTLMCLPPIILIDLWLVRLAWEAANRGLHSDPPQKEMLAKGPPPFRATNNRQTSNVAAVLSAVAVVLLLPLGLLCGIGAVYFLSSLPSKPRQTPPAVIITPEDMGHEHAPEPTRKMETTREH; this is encoded by the coding sequence ATGTCCGATGTCATTTATTGCCTCGACTGTGGATCGCCGCTGCCGCCCGATGCGCCGCAGGGGGAATGCCCGCGCTGCCTGCTGCGGGCGGCGATGGAAAGTCAGCCGCCGCTCGCCAGCGGTTCGATGGGAGCGACACGGACGACTTCGGGGAGTGGCCATTTCGTGCCGCCGACGGTCGCTGAATTGCAACCGAGGATTCCGCAGTACGAAATCCTGGAGCTGATCGGCCAGGGTGGCATGGGGGCCGTTTATAAGGCTCGGCAACGTGGCCTCGAGCGACTCGTCGCACTCAAGATTCTCCCGTTCGAAATTGGCCCCGGGCACACGCCGCAGCAGAACGCGGCTTTCACGGAACGCTTTTCTCGCGAAGCCCGCGCGCTGGCACTCCTCAGTCATCCGCACATCGTCGCGGTGCACGACTTTGGTCAGTCCGACGGCTTGTGTTACTTCGTGATGGAATACGTCGATGGCGTGAATCTGCGGCAGGCCATTCAAGCCGGCAAGATGAATCCCGCCGAGGCCCTCGCCATCGTGCCGCAAATTTGCGAGGCGTTGCAGTACGCTCACGATGTGGGTGTCGTGCATCGCGACATCAAGCCGGAAAACATCCTCATCGATACGCGCGGCCGCGTGAAAATCGCCGACTTTGGACTGGCCAAGTTGCTCGGTGTGCACAGTGTCGAGGGCTCGCTGACCGGCACGCAGCAAGTAATGGGCACGCTCCGCTACATGGCGCCGGAGCAAATGCTCGGCACGAAAGAAGTCGATCATCGCGCCGATATCTTTTCGCTCGGCGTGGTCTTTTATGAGCTCCTCACCGGCGAACTGCCGATCGGCCGCTTTGCACCGCCGTCGAAGAAGGCGAGTGTCGATGCCCGCCTCGACGATGTGGTGTTGCGTGCGCTTGAGAACGAACCTGCCGAGCGCTATCAGCAGGTGAGCGAGATGAAGTCGGGTGTCGACGCTGTGATGCATTCACCTGCTGCCGTAGCGAAGCCAGCTCCGCTGCCGATGACGCCCGCGAGCGTGGAAACGCCTGAGGACGAGAAAGATCCTTACTTAGGATCGACCTGGAATCTGATCCACTGCTTCGCGCTGTCGCTCTTTACACTTTGGTTTGTGCTGTACTTCGGGCCGCCCGTGGCCACGATGATCGATGGCCCCGATACTGATTTGATCCGCATCGGCCAAGCCTGGAAGTTCGGCCGCAATGTGCAGACGATCTTCAGTACGATCATGGTGATCTTTGTCGCCCTGCTCGCCGGAACCGCGTTTGGTTGGTGGAAGTATCGCGCGGGATTGGAACAACTGCACGAAGCAAATCGCCCGGCGAATCAGAGCGATGACGGGCCGCGGCTTTCGCCGGCAGCCCTCTGGGGAGCGATCTTTGCGCCGCTGTTTCTCATCACCGTGCTGATGCTGGTCGGCAGTACGATCACGGTGCAAAGTGGCGAGGACGGCAGGCCGCCTGTAGGACTACGCCTGATGGCGCTGCTGTTGGTTATTCCGGGCATCGTCGGCCTCTTTTCGCCGCTGGTGACCACTATCCTCGGCATTGTGGCGATCGGACAAATCCGCGCGGCTAAAGGGAAGCTCTTTGGCATGCCGCTGGCGTTGTTCGATGCCCTCGCGTTCCCGCTGCTCATTCTCGATCTGCTGTTATTGGTTGTTGGTTACGGACTGTTCGCGGCGTTGGTCACCGTCGGACTACAGATCTCGCGATCAACCGATGCCAATAACATGGCGGCGCTGCTGCTGACCGGACTAATTGTGTTGCCGCTGGTACTCGCGCTCGATGCCTGGCTGGTGCGACTCGCCTGGCGAGCTGCGGTGCGCGGCCTGGCCGAATACGAACAGCCGACAGTTCGGTCGGTTCAACCACTGCTGCCGCGGGCTGGTGAATCAACGGAACCACGCATATCGCAAGCCGCGGTGTGGGGAGCGATTCTCATTCCGCTCGTGCTGTTGCCGTTTGGGCTGATGATTGTCAGCTGGTTTGGTTTCAAACAGCCGATGGATCACGCCCCTGCCATGGAGCATGTCTCTGCCATGGAGCATGTCTCTGCCATGGAGCATGGACCGATGGCGCAGGGGCCGGTTCTGGTGAAATGGATCATGCTACCCATTGCCTGTGTCGGCTTGCCGGGCCTGATCGCGCCGTTTGCCACCACGCTGCTCGGCGTGCTCGCGATCGGCAACATCCGCCGCTCGGCAGGCAAACTCTACGGCATGCCGCTGGCGCTCTTCGATGCGATGCTCTTTCCTCTATTGCTGCTCGATGTGCTGCTGCTCGGTGTGGCGTTTGTACTCTTCATCGCAGCCTTTCGTTTTCTGGCGACGGGGCCCGGCATGATCACGCTGATAGGGCCGTTGCTGCTGATGACCTTGATGTGCCTGCCACCGATCATTCTCATCGATCTTTGGTTGGTACGACTCGCGTGGGAAGCAGCCAATCGAGGACTGCATTCAGACCCGCCCCAAAAAGAAATGCTGGCGAAAGGACCGCCGCCGTTTCGAGCGACGAACAACCGGCAGACTTCCAACGTCGCCGCGGTGCTGAGCGCCGTTGCGGTCGTCCTGCTCTTGCCGCTCGGGCTGCTTTGCGGCATCGGCGCAGTTTACTTCCTGAGTTCGTTGCCGTCGAAACCACGGCAGACGCCGCCTGCCGTGATTATTACTCCCGAGGACATGGGTCACGAACATGCCCCGGAGCCAACGCGAAAAATGGAGACTACGAGAGAACATTGA
- a CDS encoding YkgJ family cysteine cluster protein gives MTDNTSSAIETANIHLEVDGREHLLPIQFRLGEQPIAGLLSFAQQLTNELTTLSIQKVESEGKKISCQMGCGACCRQLVAISLVEAQDLARVVREMPPERQAVIRERFARGIAKLEAAGLLDAQEKKGNRDLIDTEPGSTESSIPRIAKNYFNQGVACPFLENESCGIYPDRPLVCREYHVTSPADRCAKIYQIGVDPVPVSRHIGEHLARTAHAVSGLPKQMIPLLMSLEWDQANPNAAREKHDGVELVRALVQEIGTGG, from the coding sequence ATGACAGACAACACTAGCTCCGCCATCGAAACCGCCAACATCCATTTGGAGGTCGATGGCCGAGAACATTTGCTGCCGATCCAATTTCGCCTCGGCGAACAACCGATCGCCGGGCTCTTGTCGTTTGCTCAGCAGCTGACCAACGAACTCACGACCCTCTCGATTCAAAAGGTCGAAAGCGAAGGTAAGAAAATCAGCTGCCAGATGGGCTGCGGCGCCTGCTGCCGCCAGCTCGTCGCCATTTCGCTGGTCGAAGCCCAAGATCTGGCCCGCGTCGTCCGCGAAATGCCTCCCGAACGGCAAGCCGTCATTCGCGAACGTTTTGCTCGCGGCATCGCCAAGCTCGAAGCCGCCGGCTTGCTCGATGCTCAAGAGAAAAAAGGGAATCGCGACTTGATCGATACCGAACCCGGCAGCACGGAGTCGTCGATCCCCCGCATCGCGAAGAACTATTTCAACCAAGGTGTCGCCTGTCCGTTTCTCGAAAACGAAAGTTGCGGCATCTATCCCGACCGTCCCCTCGTCTGCCGCGAATACCACGTCACCTCACCGGCTGATCGCTGCGCCAAGATCTATCAAATCGGCGTCGACCCCGTCCCTGTCAGCCGCCACATCGGCGAACACCTGGCTCGCACTGCCCACGCGGTGTCCGGCTTGCCGAAGCAAATGATCCCACTGCTGATGTCGCTGGAATGGGACCAAGCAAATCCGAACGCGGCGCGGGAAAAGCATGACGGCGTTGAACTGGTGCGAGCGCTGGTGCAAGAAATAGGGACTGGGGGCTAA
- a CDS encoding ABC1 kinase family protein, with protein sequence MRITSIPQMFRNVRRGTEIVSVLSKYGLADWLSGTNIDFAKDQLRHRDGEILARLTREARIRLTLTELGPTFIKLGQLLSTRPDLVGKDLATELQQLQSSTPADSPEQVRQTVEAELGQPIEQLFAEFDLTPIASASIGQVHQARLLTGERVVVKVQHAGIEQKVNEDLEVLAGMAQLSENLSEFKPYRPIANLAEMGRTLRRELDFGREERNLLQFASLFGDDETVCIPRPFTDLCTQRVLTMTMVDGLPMSHTAAVDAAGIDREQVARRGAELYLQMIFTHGFYHADPHPGNILLLPGNVIALIDFGMVGRIDERLREDIEEMLLAIVNHDVPMLTRLIKRIGAIPPNLDEAGLANDVADFVGHYSTQALDQFDLSGSLTDMVEIIRRYQITLPTQVAMLIKVLVTLEGTTRLLSAKFSLMELIQPMHRQMVLRRLSPARAAKKLRRLFVELEHLSEVLPQRVMQILEQVQSGKFDVHLDHRGLGPSVNRLVLGMLASALFMGSSLMLAHQVPPHVMHIPYLTEFLGLEKISLLGLSGCTLSLLVGLRLLRAIGKSGHLDQKVSK encoded by the coding sequence ATGCGCATCACCTCCATCCCGCAGATGTTTCGCAATGTGCGCCGCGGGACGGAGATTGTTTCGGTTCTCAGCAAGTACGGCCTCGCCGATTGGCTGAGCGGCACGAATATCGATTTTGCCAAAGATCAGCTGCGACATCGTGATGGCGAAATTCTCGCGCGGCTCACACGCGAAGCTCGCATCCGATTGACGCTCACCGAGCTCGGACCGACGTTCATCAAGCTCGGCCAACTGCTGAGCACTCGGCCCGATCTGGTCGGCAAGGATCTGGCCACCGAATTGCAACAACTGCAATCGTCGACGCCCGCTGATTCGCCGGAACAGGTGCGACAGACGGTCGAAGCCGAACTCGGTCAGCCGATCGAGCAGCTCTTCGCCGAGTTCGATCTCACACCAATCGCCTCGGCGTCGATCGGCCAGGTGCATCAAGCGCGACTGCTCACCGGCGAACGGGTCGTCGTGAAAGTGCAGCACGCGGGGATCGAACAAAAGGTCAACGAAGATCTCGAGGTCCTCGCTGGCATGGCGCAGCTTTCGGAGAACCTCAGCGAGTTCAAGCCGTATCGGCCGATCGCGAATCTCGCCGAGATGGGCCGTACTTTGCGGCGCGAACTTGACTTCGGCCGTGAAGAGCGGAACTTGCTGCAGTTCGCTTCGCTCTTTGGCGACGACGAAACCGTTTGCATTCCGCGGCCGTTCACCGATCTCTGCACGCAGCGTGTGCTGACGATGACGATGGTCGACGGCTTGCCGATGAGTCACACGGCCGCCGTCGATGCAGCCGGCATCGATCGCGAGCAAGTGGCTCGCCGCGGCGCCGAACTTTATCTGCAGATGATTTTCACGCACGGCTTTTATCACGCCGATCCGCATCCGGGAAACATTCTGCTGCTGCCGGGCAACGTCATCGCGCTCATCGACTTCGGCATGGTCGGCCGCATCGACGAACGGCTGCGCGAAGACATCGAAGAGATGCTGCTGGCCATCGTCAACCACGATGTGCCGATGCTCACGCGGCTGATCAAACGGATCGGCGCGATTCCGCCCAACCTCGATGAAGCGGGCCTCGCCAACGACGTCGCCGATTTCGTCGGTCACTACTCGACGCAGGCCCTCGATCAGTTCGATCTCAGCGGCTCGCTGACCGACATGGTCGAAATCATTCGCCGCTATCAAATCACGCTGCCGACGCAAGTCGCGATGCTCATCAAAGTGCTGGTCACGCTTGAAGGAACCACGCGGCTCCTCTCGGCCAAATTCAGCCTGATGGAACTCATTCAGCCGATGCATCGCCAGATGGTTTTGCGCCGCCTCTCACCGGCCCGCGCGGCGAAAAAACTGCGCCGGCTGTTCGTCGAGCTCGAGCATCTCAGCGAAGTGCTGCCGCAGCGGGTGATGCAAATCCTCGAGCAAGTGCAGAGCGGCAAGTTCGATGTCCATCTCGATCATCGCGGCCTGGGCCCGAGCGTAAACCGCCTCGTTCTCGGTATGTTAGCGAGCGCACTCTTCATGGGGAGCAGCTTGATGCTCGCCCATCAGGTGCCGCCGCACGTGATGCACATTCCTTATCTAACCGAGTTCCTCGGCCTCGAGAAAATCTCGCTGCTCGGCCTCAGCGGATGCACGCTTAGTTTGCTTGTCGGCCTGCGTCTGCTGCGGGCCATCGGCAAGAGCGGGCATCTGGATCAGAAGGTTTCCAAGTAG
- a CDS encoding alpha/beta hydrolase family protein codes for MLFTLRCGVILSLLVGGLTCAAEPAKLPATTPWKLEELNKPPKHEWLNKDEPVHSLFYEGEKYNGQPTQVFAYYASPRTLGIAMQNVKHPAVVLVHGGGGTAFREWAEVWARKGYVAIAMDLAGHRPLEGKNAHDQKNRTRLENGGPNQGDDEKFGSILKEPGEQWPYHAVAAVIRAHSLIRSFEEVDADRTAVTGISWGGYLTCIVAGVDSRFKAAVPVYGCGHLQENSAWTDRLNKMPADQRDRWTQLWDPKQYLPSVSMPILFVNGTNDFAYPLDSYMKSFDDVRGDKQLCVTVNMPHGHPPGWKPEEIALFVQQCLQKEDILTKPGEPKLSDKEITCTCTGGLKKLIEAKLHYTTDTGPINKRSWKSVDAKINERTITAVAPPGDATVWFLTVTDELGATVSTRVMIK; via the coding sequence ATGCTCTTCACTCTCCGTTGCGGCGTGATTCTCTCGTTGTTGGTGGGCGGCCTGACCTGCGCTGCCGAACCGGCGAAGTTGCCCGCCACCACGCCGTGGAAACTTGAGGAACTCAACAAACCGCCGAAGCACGAGTGGCTCAACAAGGACGAGCCGGTGCATTCGCTCTTCTACGAAGGAGAGAAATACAACGGCCAGCCGACGCAGGTCTTTGCTTACTATGCCTCGCCGCGGACGCTCGGCATTGCGATGCAAAACGTCAAGCATCCTGCCGTGGTGCTCGTGCACGGCGGTGGCGGCACGGCGTTTCGTGAATGGGCCGAGGTATGGGCTCGCAAGGGTTACGTGGCGATTGCCATGGACCTCGCCGGCCATCGGCCGCTGGAAGGGAAGAACGCCCACGATCAGAAGAACCGCACGCGTCTCGAGAACGGCGGGCCGAACCAGGGCGACGACGAAAAGTTCGGCAGCATTCTAAAAGAGCCTGGCGAACAATGGCCCTACCACGCGGTGGCCGCAGTCATTCGTGCCCACTCGCTGATCCGCAGTTTCGAAGAAGTCGATGCCGACCGCACGGCAGTCACTGGCATTAGTTGGGGCGGTTACCTCACCTGCATCGTGGCCGGCGTCGATTCGCGCTTCAAAGCCGCCGTGCCCGTTTACGGCTGCGGACATCTGCAAGAGAACAGTGCGTGGACCGATCGCCTCAACAAGATGCCCGCCGACCAACGCGACCGCTGGACGCAGCTGTGGGACCCCAAACAATACCTGCCGTCGGTCAGCATGCCGATCCTCTTCGTCAACGGCACGAACGACTTTGCCTATCCGCTCGATAGCTACATGAAAAGCTTCGACGATGTCCGCGGCGACAAGCAACTCTGCGTGACCGTCAACATGCCGCACGGCCATCCGCCGGGCTGGAAGCCGGAAGAGATCGCCCTCTTTGTGCAGCAGTGTTTGCAGAAAGAAGACATCCTGACGAAGCCCGGAGAACCTAAGTTGTCCGACAAGGAGATAACATGCACTTGCACGGGCGGCTTGAAAAAGCTGATCGAAGCCAAGCTGCACTACACGACCGACACGGGCCCGATCAACAAGCGGAGTTGGAAGAGCGTCGACGCGAAGATCAACGAGCGCACCATCACGGCAGTCGCGCCGCCTGGCGATGCGACGGTATGGTTCTTGACGGTGACGGATGAGTTGGGAGCGACGGTGAGTACGCGAGTGATGATTAAGTGA
- a CDS encoding amidohydrolase family protein, whose protein sequence is MMPATNRRCFLRAAATLASASLLSSTSHAAFLKPPVIDTHVHCFAGIKDERFPYHANGPYQPAEAATPEKLLADMDRAGVEGAVIVHPEPYQDDHRYLEHCLTVGGKRFKGTALVFADQPKSVAQLPDLAKRLPIVAVRIHAYNPERLPPWDKPSLKSLWKQAADLGLAVQLHLEPRYAPRFTPLIKEFKDTTVIIDHLGRPLQGTAEDHAHVVKWATLPNTVMKLSSFPGPQEEGKEKLKPVVKQLVAEFGADRLICGGGIYEPLSKDGVAPIFNHIGEYLGPLDIGDLNKIYGLNAHRLFKFA, encoded by the coding sequence ATGATGCCAGCAACCAATCGTCGATGCTTCCTCCGGGCCGCAGCCACGCTGGCGAGCGCGAGCCTATTATCGTCGACTTCGCACGCTGCCTTCCTCAAACCACCCGTCATCGACACTCACGTTCATTGCTTCGCCGGAATCAAGGACGAACGCTTCCCCTATCACGCGAACGGTCCGTATCAACCCGCCGAAGCCGCGACGCCGGAAAAGTTGCTCGCCGATATGGATCGGGCTGGCGTTGAAGGCGCGGTGATCGTTCATCCGGAACCGTATCAGGATGATCATCGCTATCTGGAGCACTGCCTCACCGTCGGCGGCAAACGTTTCAAGGGAACTGCCCTCGTCTTTGCCGATCAGCCGAAGTCGGTCGCGCAGTTGCCGGATCTTGCGAAGCGATTGCCGATCGTGGCCGTGCGAATTCATGCGTACAACCCCGAACGGTTGCCGCCGTGGGACAAGCCTTCGTTAAAATCGCTGTGGAAGCAGGCCGCTGATCTCGGTCTCGCCGTGCAACTCCATTTGGAACCACGTTACGCTCCGCGATTCACACCACTTATCAAAGAGTTCAAAGATACGACGGTCATCATCGATCACCTCGGCAGACCATTGCAGGGAACGGCTGAGGATCATGCGCATGTGGTGAAATGGGCGACGCTGCCGAACACCGTGATGAAGCTCAGTTCGTTTCCTGGGCCGCAGGAAGAGGGCAAAGAAAAACTAAAACCGGTCGTGAAGCAACTCGTCGCTGAGTTTGGCGCCGATCGGTTGATCTGTGGCGGTGGAATTTACGAACCACTGAGCAAGGATGGTGTGGCGCCGATTTTCAACCACATCGGCGAGTACTTGGGGCCACTGGACATTGGGGATTTAAACAAGATTTACGGCTTAAACGCCCACCGGTTGTTTAAATTCGCCTGA
- a CDS encoding SUKH-4 family immunity protein, with the protein MSADAFKSEVAAKLPAQYEPLLLTFYGLESQVNRGMLVIGDDYGTELCLDLSSGNIQSIDPNSEHPTRFMNSSIAQLAQFIATHDRLVSKLTVDADTDLSSQLELLRSSLLATDQVALARPENWWSTVLEQLEYEI; encoded by the coding sequence ATGAGTGCCGATGCTTTCAAATCCGAGGTTGCTGCCAAATTGCCGGCGCAGTACGAGCCGTTGCTACTCACTTTTTACGGCCTCGAGTCGCAGGTGAATCGTGGAATGTTGGTGATCGGTGATGACTACGGCACTGAACTTTGTCTCGATCTAAGCAGTGGAAACATTCAATCGATCGATCCCAACAGCGAGCACCCCACACGCTTCATGAACTCCAGCATTGCACAGCTGGCACAATTCATCGCGACTCACGATCGGCTTGTAAGTAAACTGACAGTGGATGCAGATACCGATTTAAGTTCGCAACTCGAACTACTGCGATCAAGCTTGCTGGCGACCGATCAAGTAGCGCTCGCGCGTCCCGAGAATTGGTGGTCGACAGTTCTCGAACAACTTGAATACGAAATTTAG
- a CDS encoding DMT family transporter: MLASASSFSVMAVCTHALENSCPWQVIAIFRAGLAMLFAAMLTYQAGARFVLFRPKTLWMRSIAGSISLLCGFYAMTHHSLSEVLVLTNMYPLWVAVLSWPLLGELPSAEVWIAILLSITGMCLMQPPLEFEARLAFGAALLSSFTSGIALIGLHKLKQLDARAIVTHFSGVAFLLSIAAWFVFPQTRTTTVSVGTGLLLLGVGAAATAGQLFLTKAFTTGNAARVAVVGLSQVAIVMLLEILIWGRTFNGQTLVGMALVVAPTAWMMLRRAQ; encoded by the coding sequence ATGTTGGCCAGTGCATCTTCATTTTCCGTGATGGCTGTATGCACTCACGCGCTCGAGAACTCGTGCCCGTGGCAAGTGATTGCCATCTTTCGCGCGGGCTTGGCCATGCTGTTTGCGGCGATGCTGACCTATCAGGCCGGCGCGCGGTTCGTGCTCTTTCGGCCGAAGACGCTGTGGATGCGAAGCATCGCCGGGAGCATCAGTCTGCTCTGCGGCTTTTATGCGATGACGCATCACAGTCTGTCGGAAGTGCTCGTGCTGACGAACATGTATCCGCTGTGGGTTGCCGTCCTCAGCTGGCCCTTGCTCGGCGAACTTCCGTCGGCGGAAGTTTGGATCGCGATCCTGTTGTCGATCACCGGTATGTGCTTGATGCAACCGCCGCTGGAGTTCGAAGCCCGCCTGGCCTTCGGCGCGGCGCTGCTCAGTTCATTCACGAGCGGCATCGCTTTGATTGGCTTGCACAAGCTGAAGCAACTCGACGCGCGAGCGATTGTCACGCACTTTTCCGGCGTGGCTTTTCTGCTCAGCATTGCGGCCTGGTTTGTATTTCCGCAGACGCGAACGACGACGGTTTCGGTTGGCACCGGTCTGCTGTTGCTTGGTGTTGGCGCCGCGGCCACCGCGGGTCAGCTGTTTCTGACGAAAGCGTTCACGACTGGCAATGCGGCTCGCGTGGCTGTCGTTGGTCTATCGCAGGTGGCGATCGTGATGCTGCTGGAAATTTTGATTTGGGGCCGAACATTCAACGGTCAAACGTTGGTTGGCATGGCGCTGGTCGTGGCGCCGACGGCTTGGATGATGCTGCGTCGTGCTCAGTGA